Below is a genomic region from Nocardioides panacis.
GGTGCCCGCGTCCCGGTCCCGCAGGGTCAGCGTCTTGAGGTGGCCGTCGCCGGACGCCGCGGCGACCTCGGTGCGCAGCCGGACCTCGACCGTCGGGACCGCCCGGATCCGCTCGACGAGGTACTGCGACATGCTCACCTCCAGCGAGCCGGACCGGACCAGGAGCACCACCCGCTTGGCGAAGCGCGACAGGTTCAGCGCGGCCTGGCCGGCGGAGTTGGCCGCGCCGACGATGTAGACGTCGTCGTCCTGGCACTGGCTCGCCTCGGAGGCGTTCACGCCGTAGTAGACGCCGCGGCCGGTGAGGTCGGCGAGCCCCGGCGCCGCCAGCCTCCGGTAGGAGACGCCGGTCGCGGCGACCACCGCGCGGGCCTCGATCTCCGCACCGCCCTCGAGGAGCACCGCGCGGACCGGCCCGCGCGTCTCGAAGCCGACGACGTCGCGGGCGAGCACCAGCTCGGCGCCGAACCGGGTCACCTGGGCCAGCGCCCGGTGCGCGAGGTCGGAGCCGCTCAGGCCGCGCGGGAAGCCGAGGTAGTTCTCGATCGCCGCGCTCTGGCCCGCCTGCCCGCCGGGTGCCTCGCGCTCGACGATCACCGTGCTCAGGCCCTCCGAGGCGGCGTACACGCCGGCGGCCAGCCCGGCCGGCCCGCCGCCGACGATGCAGAGGTCGTAGAGCGGTCGCTGGGCGCTGGTGTGCAGGCCGAGCGCGCCGGCGACCTCCAGCGTCGAGGGCGAGCGGAGGGTCGGGCCGTCCGGCACCAGCACCAGCGGCAGGTCGGCGGGCTGCGCCTGCGCGAGGTGCTGGAGCCGGGTCCCCTCGGCGTCCCGCTCGACGTCGTACCAGCGGTAGGAGACGTGGTTGCGGGTCAGGAACAGCTTGATCTCATGGCTGCGGTCGGACCACCGGTGCCCGACCACCCGCACCTCGGACGTCTCCTCGGGGTGGTCCTGCCGCCAGTCGTCGAGCAGCTCGTCGACGACCGGGTAGAGCCGCTCGTCGGGCGGGTCCCACGGCTTCATCAGGTAGTAGTCGAGGCCGATGTCGTTGATCGCGGTGATCGCGACGTCGGTGTCCGCGTAGGCGGTCAGCAGCAGGAACTTCGCGTCCGGCGCGTGCTCGCGGGCCAGCGCGAGCATCTCGGTGCCGGTCATCCGCGGCATCCGCTGGTCCGCGACGACCATCGCGACCGGGTCGTCGCGCAGGGCCAGCCGGGCCAGCAGGTCGAGCGCCTCCGGGCCGGACGTGGCGCGGACGACCCGGTAGTCGGCGCCGTACCGGGCGAGGAGGTCACGGCCGATCGCGGCCGACACCATCGGGTCGTCGTCGACCGTCAGGATCGCGGGCTTGCTCATGGCATCGCCGTTCCGGGTGGGCTGTGGCCGTTCCCGAGGTGGCCGCAGGACGAGGGTGCGGTTGCCCGTCAGCATAGGCGGCCCCGACCGGATCGGGCAGCCTCAGGCGGGCGGGGTCCGGGAGAGCAGCCAGCGGTCCACGAACGCCCGCAGCTCGACCGGGTCCTCCCCGGTGCTCGCGGCCAGCCAGGCGACGTACGACGTCCGGTCCTGCACCGTGTTGCGGTGCTCCTGCGGCCACCGGCGGACCAGGTCGTCGAAGACCGCGGCGCCGAACCGCTCGCGCAGCCGGACGAGCATCCGCGCGGTGCAGAAGTACACGTTGATCTGCGCGAACTGGTCGGGGTCGTAGGCGCCGGGCGGGCCGTAGAGCCGGCGCCAGAGCCCGTCGGTGCTGGTGAACTGGTCGTCCCAGTAGGCCCAGGTCTGCCAGCCGCGGGACGTCGAGAACAATGCCTCGACGTACATCGCCATGCCCTCGTTCATCCACAGGTCGGACCAGTCGTCGGGCGTGACGGTGTCGCCGTACCAGGCGTGCGCGAGCTCGTGGACGACCGTCTGGCGCACCCCGCGGGTGCCGAACCGGTAGTTCCGGGCGCCGAAGGTGACCAGCGTCTGGGTCTCCATCGCGGAGTCCGACGGCGTCACCACGACCCCGGCCCGGTCGAACGGGTAGGGCCCCAGGCGGCTCTCCAGCCACCGCAGCGCGGCCGGCGTGGCGCGCAGCGGCACGAGGTACTCCGGGTGCGCGCGCGGCACCCAGTAGCTCAGCGGCAGGCCGTGCGGGCCGGTCTGGGTGGCCCGCACGTAGGGCCCGATCGCCACCGTCATCAGGTAGGACGCCATCGGGTCGCGGTTGGTGAAGTGCGTCAGCGTCCGGCCGTGCCGCACCCGCCGGCTGTCCAGCCGGCCGTTGGACACCCCGACCCAGCGGCGCGGCACGTCCAGCGCGACCCGGTAGGTCGCCTTGTCCGACGGGTGGTCGTTGACCGGGTACCACGTGAACGCGCCGTACGGCTCCTGCATCGCCCACGCCTGGCCGTCGCGGGTGGTCTGCCAGCCGAGCCCGGCCATGTCGCCGCGGCTCGACGGCGCCGGCGTGGGACCCGGGCGGCCGCGGTAGGAGATCACCACGTCGTACGTCGACCCCGCGACCAGCCCGGGCGCGGAGACGTCGAGGTGCCGGCCGGCGTGCCGGGACGTCGAGGCGACCGGCCTGCCGGTCCGGCGGTCGGTCACCGCGAGCCGGGAGACCGCGAGCCGCCCGGACAGGTCGAGCCGGAACCGGCCGTCCCGCGCCGGGACCAGCCGG
It encodes:
- a CDS encoding M1 family metallopeptidase gives rise to the protein MLRSLVAALTSALLAGAPMPAATVAAPSTPAPASTTDRHADSVYPSVGNPGVDVLDYGLHLRWQPRTRTLAGVARVRLVPARDGRFRLDLSGRLAVSRLAVTDRRTGRPVASTSRHAGRHLDVSAPGLVAGSTYDVVISYRGRPGPTPAPSSRGDMAGLGWQTTRDGQAWAMQEPYGAFTWYPVNDHPSDKATYRVALDVPRRWVGVSNGRLDSRRVRHGRTLTHFTNRDPMASYLMTVAIGPYVRATQTGPHGLPLSYWVPRAHPEYLVPLRATPAALRWLESRLGPYPFDRAGVVVTPSDSAMETQTLVTFGARNYRFGTRGVRQTVVHELAHAWYGDTVTPDDWSDLWMNEGMAMYVEALFSTSRGWQTWAYWDDQFTSTDGLWRRLYGPPGAYDPDQFAQINVYFCTARMLVRLRERFGAAVFDDLVRRWPQEHRNTVQDRTSYVAWLAASTGEDPVELRAFVDRWLLSRTPPA
- a CDS encoding FAD-dependent oxidoreductase; protein product: MSKPAILTVDDDPMVSAAIGRDLLARYGADYRVVRATSGPEALDLLARLALRDDPVAMVVADQRMPRMTGTEMLALAREHAPDAKFLLLTAYADTDVAITAINDIGLDYYLMKPWDPPDERLYPVVDELLDDWRQDHPEETSEVRVVGHRWSDRSHEIKLFLTRNHVSYRWYDVERDAEGTRLQHLAQAQPADLPLVLVPDGPTLRSPSTLEVAGALGLHTSAQRPLYDLCIVGGGPAGLAAGVYAASEGLSTVIVEREAPGGQAGQSAAIENYLGFPRGLSGSDLAHRALAQVTRFGAELVLARDVVGFETRGPVRAVLLEGGAEIEARAVVAATGVSYRRLAAPGLADLTGRGVYYGVNASEASQCQDDDVYIVGAANSAGQAALNLSRFAKRVVLLVRSGSLEVSMSQYLVERIRAVPTVEVRLRTEVAAASGDGHLKTLTLRDRDAGTTEDVATSWLFVFIGAAPRTEWLGPDVVRDDLGFVLTGPELAASDAGPRWPLARPPLALESSVPGLFAAGDVRLDSMKRVASAVGEGAMSVYLVHRYLATT